A segment of the Dissulfuribacter thermophilus genome:
AAACCCATCTTGAAGGACCTCAAGTACGCCTTCACCATATACCTGGCCGTCTTTTTTCATATATTCTTTTAATATAGCAAAAATTAACTCTTGTTTTCTGAGACCAGGTTGAATGTCTATTCCAAGCTCATTAACAAGGTTATAAAGCTCTGTTACATTCTTTTTCTTGAGGTCCGATAAGTTTAGTGCAGGTAGCTCACTTATTTTTGCAGATTCTGATTCTTGGGATGTATTGTTGTTGTTTTCAAGGTCTCCAGCCATACTGATTACTCCATATTTGTTATAAATTTAAATGGATTTGATTAAGAATATGAGTTCCGCCGATGGGATTATTTTTGAGGCCTACCAGAGAAGGCACTTACAAATTAGTCATATTGAATTGGGTTTGTCAATATTTTTTTTCCTAACTACTACAATTTCCTTTTTTTAAAAAATAGCTTTTATCTAAATCCTGCAATTGGCAAGTTTGCCCACGATGCGAGGCGCAAGGAGCGTAGACGTACTTGCTCCCTTTTGCCGTGCAGGATTTAGCTTTTACCCTTTTAAGCCTCTTACTAGACTGGTCAGCAGAAAATTTACTGGGGTATTCACATTTAACTTTTCTCCAAGTGTTACCACCGCTCCATTTATAAAATCTATTTCTGTTGGACGACCAAAAATCAAATCTTGAAGCATTGATGAGGTATTCTTGGCTGTCTTTTTACATACGTCATGGACAAGTGTTAATGCCTCTTCTTGGCTTAGTCCTAGTTCTATCCCTTGTGCTCTAGCAACATCCAGTACTTCTTTCACTATTTCCATCTGAATCTTTACAAGTCCCTTGTCACTTAACAGCTCTCCATTCTTACGACGGGTAAGGGCCGTTAAAGGATTTATGGCACAATTTATCAGGAGTTTTCTCCAGACAATAGGATAGATGTCTGGGACACTTTGTGCCTCAAGCCCTGCTGCTTCAAAGATAGTTTTAAGTTCGTCTGATGCCTCAAGCTCCCTGAGGTCTCCCTTTCTTGCTGGCCCAATTAAACTCAGACCAGTTCCGGCATGAAATACCTTGGCTTCTCCGAGTAGAGTCGCCCCCTGAGCAGTAGAACATAACAATAAGGGATTCTCTTCTATAGAAGACAGTATTTTTTCCCAATGACCTATGCCATTTTGAATGGATACAATCACAGTAGTTTCGTTTATAAATTGTTTGATATCTTCTAACACCTTTGTAAGGGAATATGCCTTTGTGCATAGAATGACAAAATCTGGTACATCTAGTTCCTGAGGATCAGTTGTTACAAATGGTCTTGCCCTCCATACATGACCATTAGCTTCCTCCACCTCTACTCCAACCTCATTCAATGCCAAGGCCCTTTTGGGCTTATGATCGAGAATTGCTACAGAATTCCCATCTCTACACAGATAGGCAGAAATAAGGAGCCCCATGGCTCCCGGCCCTATTACTACAAATTTTGCGTTTTTCTTCATAATATCTTGACACTTTCCGATATGCTTAGTAGATGACTCAAGTTCAATGTATTCCATTTGACAGGACAATCAAGGAGGCAACATGCTTGTCAAAGAATGGATGGCAAAAAATCCATTAGTGGTGGACGAAAACACGTCAATAATGAAGGCAACACAGCTCATGAAAGAGCACAGGATTCGACGTATCCCGGTAGTTAGGGAGGGTCGATTGGTAGGGATTGTCAGTGACAGGGACATTAAGGAGGCGGCCCCATCTAAGGCTACGAGTCTAGATGTGCACGAATTATACTACTTACTCTCAGAGATAAAAGTGAAAGACATCATGACTCCCAACCCCCTTGTCCTTGTGGAGACTGACTCAGTGGAACGGGCGGCCGTTATCATGCTGGAAAACAAGATATCTGGGCTTCCAGT
Coding sequences within it:
- a CDS encoding ketopantoate reductase family protein; the encoded protein is MEYIELESSTKHIGKCQDIMKKNAKFVVIGPGAMGLLISAYLCRDGNSVAILDHKPKRALALNEVGVEVEEANGHVWRARPFVTTDPQELDVPDFVILCTKAYSLTKVLEDIKQFINETTVIVSIQNGIGHWEKILSSIEENPLLLCSTAQGATLLGEAKVFHAGTGLSLIGPARKGDLRELEASDELKTIFEAAGLEAQSVPDIYPIVWRKLLINCAINPLTALTRRKNGELLSDKGLVKIQMEIVKEVLDVARAQGIELGLSQEEALTLVHDVCKKTAKNTSSMLQDLIFGRPTEIDFINGAVVTLGEKLNVNTPVNFLLTSLVRGLKG
- a CDS encoding Rho termination factor N-terminal domain-containing protein, which codes for MAGDLENNNNTSQESESAKISELPALNLSDLKKKNVTELYNLVNELGIDIQPGLRKQELIFAILKEYMKKDGQVYGEGVLEVLQDGF